In Bacteroidia bacterium, a genomic segment contains:
- the galK gene encoding galactokinase has protein sequence MHQTILETFQKHFHHTPTLVIAPGRINLIGEHTDYNEGFVLPAAIDKGIVFAVAPNHTTRCRIIAMDLKDEYETELHDLQPVSVSWANYLLGVVHQFQLNGYAVGGFDCVFGGNIPVGAGLSSSAAVECGIGYALSLIFDLNISRMDLVKMAQKAEHTFPGVQCGIMDQFASTFGKANHVVRLDCRTLDYEYFPFDMRAHKILLCDTRVTHSLSNSEYNTRRKECEAGVAIIRNTFPHVHSLRDVNADMLAAHEDQMDPVVFKRCSYVVEENDRVIKTCEALSQGKLARVGELLYKSHEGLQHLYEVSCPELDFLVELTRDNPEVMGARMMGGGFGGCTLNLVPSAYAETVAEELSSQYEAKFGIKPGIYITSITDGVQEIIRSQA, from the coding sequence ATGCATCAGACAATCCTGGAGACTTTTCAAAAACACTTTCACCATACCCCTACCCTGGTTATCGCTCCGGGAAGAATCAATCTGATTGGAGAACATACCGACTACAATGAAGGGTTTGTGCTCCCTGCAGCCATTGACAAAGGAATCGTATTTGCTGTGGCACCCAATCATACGACCCGTTGCCGGATCATTGCAATGGATCTCAAAGATGAGTATGAGACAGAACTTCACGACCTTCAACCGGTTTCTGTATCATGGGCCAACTACCTGCTGGGGGTCGTCCACCAGTTTCAACTCAACGGTTATGCAGTAGGTGGTTTTGATTGTGTATTTGGTGGTAATATTCCGGTTGGAGCCGGGCTTTCCTCTTCTGCGGCAGTAGAATGTGGTATAGGTTATGCACTCAGTCTGATATTTGATCTGAATATTTCCCGGATGGATTTGGTAAAGATGGCACAAAAGGCCGAACATACTTTCCCCGGGGTTCAATGTGGCATAATGGATCAGTTTGCCAGTACTTTTGGCAAAGCCAACCATGTAGTCAGGCTGGATTGCAGGACGTTGGATTACGAATATTTTCCCTTTGACATGCGTGCGCACAAAATTCTACTTTGTGATACCCGGGTTACTCATTCACTTTCTAATTCTGAATATAATACCCGCCGAAAAGAATGCGAAGCGGGAGTAGCAATAATTCGAAACACCTTCCCTCACGTTCACAGTCTCCGCGATGTAAATGCAGATATGCTGGCAGCACATGAAGACCAGATGGATCCCGTTGTTTTCAAAAGATGCAGCTATGTCGTTGAAGAAAATGACCGGGTAATTAAAACCTGTGAAGCATTAAGCCAGGGAAAATTGGCACGCGTAGGCGAATTATTGTATAAGTCCCATGAAGGACTGCAGCATCTTTATGAGGTAAGTTGTCCCGAACTTGATTTTCTCGTAGAACTAACCCGCGACAATCCTGAAGTAATGGGCGCAAGAATGATGGGAGGCGGATTTGGGGGATGTACCCTCAACCTTGTACCATCTGCTTATGCAGAAACGGTGGCAGAGGAGCTGAGCAGTCAGTATGAGGCAAAATTTGGCATAAAACCAGGTATATACATTACGAGTATTACGGACGGCGTGCAGGAGATTATTCGTTCCCAGGCATAA
- a CDS encoding tetratricopeptide repeat protein, whose translation MKRLCIFIAVILLLTSSAFAQEAEHLFKQGNEAYINEDYSGAVQLYDSVINQGFESAKLYLNLGNAHYKLQHTALAVLNYERALEINPRFEDARVNLQLANLRVKDNIKPIPGFAITEKIRNFILSFSSGQWAWLAIALLFAAATLGGAFLFLYSPIVKRVTFFSGIFFVVLSLAALTISLNRNLKEQHSHLGIILSPNVYVKNAPSGRTDLLILHEGVKVDLLDEIGGWTKIRVADVNIGTVEGFIENKHIAPI comes from the coding sequence ATGAAAAGATTATGCATTTTTATCGCTGTTATCCTGCTGCTTACCAGTAGCGCATTCGCTCAGGAAGCGGAGCATCTCTTTAAACAGGGTAATGAAGCATATATAAATGAAGACTATTCAGGCGCAGTACAGCTTTATGATTCTGTAATAAACCAGGGATTTGAATCTGCAAAACTATATCTCAACCTGGGAAATGCCCACTATAAACTCCAACATACAGCCCTTGCAGTACTTAATTATGAACGGGCATTGGAAATAAACCCGAGGTTTGAAGACGCAAGGGTAAACCTTCAACTGGCCAACCTTCGCGTAAAGGATAATATAAAACCCATCCCGGGTTTTGCGATAACCGAAAAAATACGGAATTTCATACTTTCATTTTCATCCGGGCAATGGGCATGGCTGGCGATTGCACTTTTATTTGCAGCAGCTACCTTAGGAGGAGCTTTTCTTTTTCTATATTCACCCATTGTAAAGAGAGTTACTTTTTTTAGTGGAATATTTTTTGTGGTTTTGTCTCTCGCTGCTTTGACTATCAGCCTCAATCGGAATCTCAAGGAGCAACACAGTCATCTGGGCATTATCCTTTCGCCCAATGTATATGTAAAAAATGCCCCTTCGGGCCGTACAGATCTGCTAATCCTGCACGAAGGGGTAAAAGTAGATCTTCTCGATGAGATTGGCGGATGGACAAAGATCAGGGTAGCCGATGTCAATATTGGTACAGTAGAAGGATTTATAGAAAATAAACATATAGCCCCTATTTAA
- a CDS encoding BatD family protein, with translation MKRIYLLISIFALSSGWLYGQAFSAFVSKNKVALDETFQVSFKLDNAQPQGIEYPSFDGFQVLGGPNTSTSMQFINGNTTQSITYSFYIRPKKEGKITIGPATIVVNGQKLSSQPIQMEVSAAGSSGNPNTAGGNTETQRKDQSLEAQLKDYIFLRAIVSDREVYMGEQLTVTYKLYERIRALNLIPEEPPKYEGFWVENVELKGAPAQNEIIDGIQYQTRIIKKDILFPQRAGKLTIDPMTLSCVVQVQAQPKQRRSIFDSFFETYENYPYTFANAPVPVQVNSLPAAGKPADFSGMVGVLDMEVTLDKPEVKTGDAVTFRIKYSGQGNIKNFREPRLEFPPDFDVFDPKVDESIVKNTGTVSGRRSFDYLIVPRNPGVYRLPEVTFSYFDTKKKDYVTHRSPEYTLTVTGEAQRPEISTSNMSKEDMELIGQDIRYIQTDDYSLRKKGQTFAASLPFFALYFLPLAIFGILIFVRKNQRNAAADQDGTRRKKASQMAKKRLTAAQKFLAAGEEKSFYKEITRAIWGYVSDKLTISQSELTRETIKEKLLAGNVPESLIGQLTDLLDTSEMALFAPSSAGGGMQGTYDQALKLIAEIEGITGK, from the coding sequence ATGAAACGGATTTATTTGTTGATATCGATATTTGCACTCAGTTCCGGATGGTTATACGGACAGGCATTTAGCGCTTTTGTCAGCAAGAATAAAGTCGCTTTGGATGAGACCTTTCAGGTTTCATTTAAGCTGGATAATGCGCAACCACAAGGAATAGAATACCCTTCTTTTGATGGTTTTCAGGTACTGGGTGGCCCAAACACCTCCACCAGTATGCAGTTTATCAATGGAAATACGACACAATCCATTACGTATTCCTTTTATATTCGACCCAAAAAGGAAGGCAAAATCACCATCGGCCCCGCAACAATCGTTGTCAATGGTCAGAAACTTTCTTCCCAGCCTATCCAGATGGAGGTTTCCGCAGCCGGATCTTCCGGAAACCCCAATACAGCCGGAGGCAATACAGAAACCCAGCGAAAAGATCAAAGCCTGGAAGCCCAGCTAAAAGATTACATTTTTCTGCGGGCCATTGTCAGCGACCGGGAGGTATATATGGGCGAACAACTGACTGTGACATATAAATTGTATGAGCGAATCCGGGCATTAAATCTTATCCCCGAAGAGCCACCAAAATATGAAGGTTTTTGGGTGGAAAATGTAGAACTCAAAGGCGCTCCTGCTCAAAACGAGATTATCGACGGGATTCAGTACCAAACACGGATTATAAAAAAAGATATTCTGTTTCCCCAAAGAGCCGGTAAACTGACCATTGACCCCATGACGCTTTCATGTGTGGTACAGGTACAGGCCCAACCCAAACAGCGAAGAAGTATTTTCGATTCATTTTTTGAAACCTACGAAAACTACCCCTATACTTTTGCCAATGCACCAGTTCCTGTACAGGTAAATAGCTTACCCGCAGCAGGAAAACCAGCCGATTTCAGCGGTATGGTGGGGGTACTGGATATGGAAGTAACATTGGACAAACCCGAAGTAAAAACCGGCGATGCCGTTACATTCCGGATAAAGTATTCCGGACAGGGAAATATCAAAAATTTTCGGGAACCCCGCCTGGAATTCCCCCCTGACTTTGACGTTTTCGACCCCAAAGTCGATGAGTCTATTGTCAAAAACACAGGTACCGTCAGTGGCAGGCGCAGTTTTGACTACCTGATTGTTCCCCGAAACCCCGGTGTATACCGGTTACCGGAAGTTACTTTCAGCTATTTTGATACAAAGAAAAAAGATTACGTTACGCATCGCTCACCGGAATATACGCTCACCGTTACCGGAGAGGCACAACGTCCGGAAATCAGCACTTCCAATATGAGTAAAGAAGATATGGAACTCATTGGCCAGGATATCCGGTATATCCAAACAGATGATTATTCCCTTCGGAAAAAAGGGCAGACCTTTGCCGCCTCTCTCCCCTTTTTCGCCCTTTACTTTCTGCCATTGGCAATATTCGGGATATTGATTTTTGTAAGGAAAAACCAGCGAAACGCGGCCGCTGACCAGGATGGTACCCGTAGGAAAAAAGCCAGCCAAATGGCGAAAAAACGATTGACAGCCGCGCAAAAATTTCTGGCTGCCGGAGAAGAAAAATCATTTTATAAAGAAATTACACGGGCAATATGGGGCTATGTCAGCGATAAGCTTACGATCAGTCAGTCAGAACTTACCCGTGAGACGATCAAAGAGAAACTGCTGGCCGGCAACGTACCGGAGTCGCTGATCGGACAGCTCACCGATTTGCTCGATACCAGTGAAATGGCACTGTTTGCCCCCTCATCCGCCGGAGGTGGAATGCAGGGCACTTATGACCAGGCGCTAAAATTAATCGCTGAAATTGAGGGTATTACAGGAAAATAA